The genomic interval CTTATAATGAGAAAGATAACATAGAAGATATACTTCATGTAATTTTCTCGCTGGAAAGCAATTTTCACGTTTTGATTGTTGATGACAACTCTCCTGATGGAACTGCTTCTATTGTAAAAAAACTAATTGCTGATACTTATCAGAGCAAACTCTTTATTGAAGAAAGAACCGGTAAACTTGGATTAGGAACAGCATATATACATGGATTTAAATGGGCATTAAAACATCAATATACTTACATTTTTGAAATGGATGCTGATTTTTCTCACAACCCTGCTGATTTACCCAGACTTCTGGATGCTTGTAAAGGCGAACAATATGACATGTCTGTAGGATCCAGATATATTAAAGGTGGAAAAGTAGTAAACTGGCCTTTATCAAGAATTTTTATTTCATACTTTGCATCTGTTTATGTCAGGATAATCACCTGGATGCCGGTAAGAGATACTACCGCGGGGTTTGTCTGTTACCATAGGAAAGTACTGGAAACGCTTGATCTAGACAACATACGCTTTGTTGGTTATGCATTTCAAATTGAAATGAAATTTAAAACCCTGAAAAAGCAATTTAAAATAGCTGAAGTGCCTATTACCTTTGTTGACAGAAAAAAAGGTGTTTCAAAAATGAATAAAGGGATTATCAAAGAAGCTGTTTGGGGAG from Chitinophagaceae bacterium carries:
- a CDS encoding polyprenol monophosphomannose synthase codes for the protein MSSNLVIIPTYNEKDNIEDILHVIFSLESNFHVLIVDDNSPDGTASIVKKLIADTYQSKLFIEERTGKLGLGTAYIHGFKWALKHQYTYIFEMDADFSHNPADLPRLLDACKGEQYDMSVGSRYIKGGKVVNWPLSRIFISYFASVYVRIITWMPVRDTTAGFVCYHRKVLETLDLDNIRFVGYAFQIEMKFKTLKKQFKIAEVPITFVDRKKGVSKMNKGIIKEAVWGVLSLQWQHLRGKLK